Proteins encoded in a region of the Dasypus novemcinctus isolate mDasNov1 chromosome 24, mDasNov1.1.hap2, whole genome shotgun sequence genome:
- the SRSF6 gene encoding serine/arginine-rich splicing factor 6, protein MPRVYIGRLSYNVREKDIQRFFSGYGRLLEVDLKNGYGFVEFEDSRDADDAVYELNGKELCGERVIVEHARGPRRDRDGYSYGSRSGGGGYSSRRTSGRDKYGPPVRTEYRLIVENLSSRCSWQDLKDFMRQAGEVTYADAHKERTNEGVIEFRSYSDMKRALDKLDGTEINGRNIRLIEDKPRTSHRRSYSGSRSRSRSRRRSRSRSRRSSRSRSRSISKSRSRSRSRSKGRSRSRSKGRKSRSKSKSKPKSDRGSRSHSRSRSKDGYAKSRSRSRSRSPKENGKGDIKSKSRSRSQSHSKSPQPAPPSKARSASPPPKKAPSRSRSRSRSKSRSRSRSSSRD, encoded by the exons ATGCCGCGCGTCTACATAGGACGCCTCAGCTACAACGTCCGGGAAAAAGACATCCAGCGCTTTTTCAGTGGCTATGGCCGCCTCCTTGAAGTAGACCTCAAAAATGG GTACGGCTTCGTGGAGTTCGAGGACTCCCGCGACGCCGACGACGCCGTTTACGAGCTGAACGGCAAAGAGCTGTGCGGCGAGCGCGTGATCGTAGAACACGCACGGGGTCCGCGCCGCGATCGCGACGGCTACAGCTACGGAAGCCGCA GTGGTGGAGGTGGATACAGCAGTCGGAGAACCTCTGGAAGAGACAAATATGGACCACCTGTTCGTACAGAATACAGGCTTATTGTAGAAAATCTTTCTAGTCGTTGCAGTTGGCAAGATTTAAAG GATTTTATGAGACAAGCAGGTGAAGTGACCTATGCGGATGCTCACAAAGAACGCACAAATGAGGGTGTGATTGAGTTTCGCTCCTACTCTGACATGAAGCGTGCTTTGGATAAACTGGATGGTACTGAAATAAATGGCAGAAATATTAGGCTCATTGAAGATAAACCACGAACAAGCCATAGGAGGTCTTACTCTGGAAGCAGATCAAG GTCACGGTCTAGAAGAAGGTCACGAAGTAGGAGTCGCAGGAGCAGCCGCAGTAGATCTCGAAGTATCTCAAAAAGTCGTTCCCG ATCCAGATCTCGGAGCAAAGGTCGGTCACGTTCCCGATCAAAAGGCAGGAAATCTAGATCAAAGAGCAAGTCTAAGCCCAAGTCTGATCGGGGCTCTCGGTCCCACTCTCGAAGCAGATCTAAAGATGGGTATGCAAAATCCCGAAGCAGGTCTCGGTCTCGTTCTCCCAAGGAAAACGGAAAAGGTGATATAAAGTCAAAATCCAGATCAAGGAGCCAGTCTCATTCCAAATCGCCCCAACCTGCCCCACCCTCAAAGGCTCGATCTGCGTCCCCTCCACCAAAAAAGGCTCCTTCAAGATCTCGTTCTAGGTCACGCTCAAAGTCAAGGTCAAGGTCCAGATCAAGTTCCAGAGATTAA